The window AGCTTTTGAAGCATGTTGGCAGTTGGCACTTATAGTTGGTGCAATGATGCCTCTCTTAGGACTTAACACCTATGTACAGATGAAGTCTGCAAAAGGATTCATCAAGGAAGCAAAGGTAGCcaaatcaataatttcaaatttcaattttaaccgGATCAAAGATTCTTTGCTTATAGAGATTTTTATATCTTTCTATTGTAGTTGATGAATGAGAAAGCGAGTCAAGTAGCGAATGATGCTGTTGGTAATATGAGAACGGTAGCTTCGTTTTGTGCTCAAGAAAAGATCATGGAGATTTACAAGGAGAAATGTGAAGGGCCAGCTTCAAGTGGGACAAAATCAGGATTAATTGGTGGAATTGGATTTGGTTCATCTATGTGCTTTCTATACTTGGTTTATGCAGGCAGCTTCTATGCAGGTGCTCGGCTCGTTGAGGATGGGAAAACGACCACGGCTAATGTATTTTGTGTACGTTTACATGGCTCTGTCTCATTACATTGCGCTCATTTGCATAATGTAGTTCTTGCAAACACGCAGGTTTTCTTCGTTCTATCAATGGTGGCCACAGCAATATCCACTTGGAGTGCCATGGCTCCGGATTCAGGCAAAGCAAAGGCTGCAGCCGCCTCCATATTTGCCATTCTTGATGGCAAATCCAAGCTTGATCCTAGAGACGAGTCAGGGATCACTCTCGAAAATATTGACGGAGAAATTGAATTCAGACATGTTTACTTCAGCTATCCAAGTAGGCCAGACATTCAGATTTTAAATGATCTTTCTTTGACGGTCAGCAGTCGCAAGGTGGTTGTTTTACCACAATTCAACTTAAACATAGATACTTTGTTGTTTTGGTTTCAAATATGGTaacttgtaattttttaatgagtTCAGATAGTTGGTCTAGTTGGGGAGAGTGGAAGTGGTAAATCAACTGTGATCTCATTGCTCCAAAGATTTTATGAATATGACTCTGGTCACATCACACTTGATGGGATTGAGATACATAAGCTCCAGCTGAAATGGCTAAGGCAGCAGATGGGGCTGGTGAACCAAGAGCCGGTCTTGTTCAACGACACAATCAGAGCAAACATCGCTTATGGCAAAGGAGAGTCCCCGACCGAGGCTGAGATCATAGCTGCAGCAAAATCAGCCAATGCACATGAATTTATCAGTGGGCTGAACCGGGTCAGTATTCTTGAAAAACTAGgaactttttcttattttagtagACATTATTAGTGCTTGAACATGTTGCAAAAAAATACAGGGATACGACACGGTAGTAGGAGAGAGAGGGGTTCAGCTATCGGGCGGGCAGAAGCAGCGCGTGGCAATTGCAAGAGCGATAATCAAGAAGCCCAAGATACTTCTACTAGATGAGGCAACGAGCGCGTTGGATGCAGAGTCCGAGAAGATAGTTCAAGAGGCTCTGGATAGAGTGATGGTGAATAGAAGCACAATTGTAGTAGCACATAGGCTATCTACAATCAGGGGAGCAGACTCCATTGCGGTGTTCAAGAATGGATGCATTGTGGAGAAAGGAAATCACCAAAGCTTGATCAATATCAAAGATGGCTATTACTCCTCTCTTGTAAAACTTCACCATGCTGCATTGccttaaaaatcattttcttggGTGTAAGAAATTCTTTTCCTATGTCTGTAGATTGTTCACTTGCGCATTAATTTGTTCACCCTATTTCTTGTGCCACAGTTTAGATTTTTCGAAGATGtcaataagaaaattaacGGGCCCCGCTTTCCAAGTGACATCCAACTTGCACGAATTATTAATGGGCCCCACCGTATTCAGATTATCCACTGACAAATTTCAATACAACTTTCCAAGTAAAATAACTTGATTGCAATCTTTCCACTGAAACAAAGAATAAATCTGCATACAaacaaatttagaaattaatcAGCACACACAGCAACGCACGGCGCATATAATGATTTCACAGTAATTTccgtttctattttttaaataaaaaacgaaAAGTAAAAGTTGAATTTCCCATCGTTTCGCCCTAATTCTTCCGGTGATTCCTTCACCGTAGCATCGATCTTCATATGCTAAGCATGTGGCGAAATTGATCTGATTGGTATTTCCCTTTCCCTTTGCTTCAAACATCAGATTTTAACGATTTTTGCGGCTTTGACCACCGGATTCCCCCTCGCGATCGCTTCCCGGCCGGCCGATTTGTAATCATAGCTGCAGTCGTGCCGATCGGAGTATCGATGATCGGCGCAGAAAAGGTCTCCGCACCGGCATCGGAATCCGGTCAGACCTACCTTCTTCCGACAACCGGAGCACCGATTAACTTCTCTCTTCATCGGAATCGCAGCTACGGAGGTCTCTCTCTTCAGATCTCGGCTCGCCGCAGCAGAAGCGAGCCTCCTCTCCGGCAGAAACGAGCTAGATCTGAAGGATTTCTCCAACAAAACGTGATTCAACGGCTTCGCCACGGCACCGACGGAGGTTGATGCCGCTGCGGTTGCGTTGAAACACTTCTGACAGAGATTATTAGCGGCGGAGGAGTTTCCGGCCACGCCGCACTTGACGCACAGCGACATGGTCTCAGGTACGACCTTGAACTCCGTCTCCTCCTTCTCCGTCCTCTGCGCCATTTTTTactgaaaaaattaaaatctgaaAAACAAAGAACCAATGAATCTGGACAGAAACGTTGGCGGATTGAtctctagagagagagagacaggGGCGTGTGGAGGGAGTTGCGGGCTGGCTTTGGGAAGGGAGGAGGTGGGATTTGAAGGGGTCGAGAGGTCGGTAATGGTGAGGAGTTATGGACGATAATGCCCTCGTCAttttttacttgttttgtGCTGGAAAATCTAATTacttatcttactttattacgAGTATTTATATAATCCCACTTGTTTCAATACTTTAAGTTATCCTTTTCAGTCACGGTTTCGGCTGGACAGCTAAAAAAAGTAGTATACTACTTCCCCAGtcttaaaataattgagacgtacaatttcttttttaacataaaatttaagaagttaatgaaataaagatttaaaatggataaaatagaaaaagataaatggaAAGAGAAGAAAGTATGAGAgcagatatattttttgtcaaaagcGAAAATTCAATTATCTTGAGGTAATCCATAAAGAAATACgacttattttatactcccttcgtattaaaaaaaataagaaatatttgAAACGATATCTTGAGGTAAAATCATgagaagaattggtaaagtaaaaaagcaaaaaaggaaaactgaGTAAAATAagggagagaaagagaaaaaggagtgaaaatagaattagtggattgtagagttcatattctaaaataaaaagattctatatttttaaggaacaatacaaaataaaattagttcctgtttttttttaaaaaatgatggaGTAACATACTCTGTATTACTCCCCCTGTCCCATTAGATATacaacgtttttctttttggatcgtcccaataaaaatgaaacgttttctaaaactaaaacaatctcatctctactttttcttctctcttactttactctctcctcattgactcacaaaataacactacataaaatcttgtatcgaaaaccaaatgttgtatatttattgggacggagagaatattaCATAAAGATCACTATGCACCAATAGtatttatatatcaatatcTTAAAGACTTAAACCAAGTTGCACCATGATTTGCATCCAGTTGGTACAAGAGTATAGATCAAGCAATAGCACAAAAAAAGTGAGGGCTCTTTcctaagaaaaagaaatttaataaagtcATTTCCGTGGTCATCATAAAAGGGGTACAATAGACAATTCAGTGAATATGATAAAAGGCAAAGCAAAAAGGCATTGTCACAGCTCCAGCTTTTCAGCCGCCCACTCTGACCGCCTCTCTCCTTTTAATTCATGTCGCTTTCACCACTTTTGCCTCGTGCCGCACAC is drawn from Salvia hispanica cultivar TCC Black 2014 chromosome 6, UniMelb_Shisp_WGS_1.0, whole genome shotgun sequence and contains these coding sequences:
- the LOC125193840 gene encoding zinc finger A20 and AN1 domain-containing stress-associated protein 5-like, coding for MAQRTEKEETEFKVVPETMSLCVKCGVAGNSSAANNLCQKCFNATAAASTSVGAVAKPLNHVLLEKSFRSSSFLPERRLASAAASRDLKRETSVAAIPMKREVNRCSGCRKKVGLTGFRCRCGDLFCADHRYSDRHDCSYDYKSAGREAIARGNPVVKAAKIVKI